From a region of the Alkalicoccobacillus plakortidis genome:
- a CDS encoding PaaI family thioesterase: MANTSSTQRDVFIEKATELAERTFWGHVGCEMIELEERQVTVELDVKSHHLNLIGILHGGVHATMLDSAMGILAMASNPEDKMVTTNLNIHYLAPTKEEKVRVQAKIIHESNSMMTTEGTLVNEAGELCAFATATFRRS, encoded by the coding sequence ATGGCAAACACATCATCAACCCAAAGAGATGTTTTTATAGAGAAAGCAACTGAGCTCGCAGAGAGGACTTTTTGGGGTCATGTTGGCTGTGAAATGATCGAATTAGAGGAGCGACAGGTGACCGTTGAGCTTGATGTGAAGTCGCATCATCTCAACCTCATTGGAATTTTGCACGGTGGCGTTCACGCCACCATGTTAGATAGTGCGATGGGAATCTTAGCAATGGCATCAAATCCCGAAGACAAAATGGTTACGACAAACCTCAATATTCATTATTTAGCCCCAACCAAAGAAGAAAAGGTAAGGGTGCAGGCCAAGATCATTCATGAATCAAACTCGATGATGACGACAGAGGGAACATTAGTAAATGAAGCAGGAGAGCTTTGCGCCTTCGCTACAGCAACCTTCAGGAGGAGCTAA
- a CDS encoding acyl-CoA dehydrogenase family protein, whose product MLKSVTGGSFIIEEVDYASVVTPDHLTDEQRMIADTTRDFVEGEVTPHDEQLEKLDYELTVDLIRKAGDLGLLGADVPEMYDGLELDKVSSTLINERLAKASSFALSVGAHVGIGTLPIVYFGTEEQKKRYLPDLASGRRIAAYCLTEPSSGSDAQGAKANAVLSEDKTYYSLSGTKQFITNAAFADLFIVYAKVDGEKFSTFIVERTMDGVSIGPEEKKMGIKGSSTCPLILEDVKVPVENLLWEEGKGHLIAFNILNIGRFKLAAGSVGAAKETIELSADYANERTQFGRPISSFPLVGKKLAEMNIKTYLLESIVYRTAGLMDEAMKDIDFSKPDAGVVSAKAIAEYALECSINKVFSSETLDSIADEGVQIHGGYGYIQEYKVERIYRDSRINRIFEGTNEINRLLIPGTLIKRAMKGQLPLMEKAQALQSELLSMVPGRTFEGTLEQEAHLIEMAKKMFLMVGGQAVQKYQLELEKEQEILSHLADMMIQVYAVESAYARTKQLIDQKGEDKAANAIAMTEIAVHEAFDTIEQLAKESLASMESGDSLRTQLSVLKKLGRRTPINLTSRKRQIAEKVAYSSKYVV is encoded by the coding sequence ATGTTAAAATCAGTGACTGGTGGAAGTTTTATTATTGAGGAAGTTGATTATGCATCGGTTGTCACACCGGATCATCTAACCGATGAGCAGCGTATGATCGCTGATACCACAAGGGATTTTGTAGAAGGTGAAGTTACGCCTCATGATGAGCAGCTAGAAAAACTAGATTATGAGCTAACAGTTGATTTAATACGTAAGGCTGGTGACCTGGGCTTACTAGGGGCTGATGTACCGGAAATGTATGATGGGTTAGAGCTTGATAAAGTGAGCTCTACATTGATTAACGAACGCTTAGCCAAAGCGTCCTCCTTTGCCTTATCAGTAGGTGCACACGTAGGCATTGGTACACTTCCAATCGTTTATTTTGGCACAGAGGAGCAAAAGAAGCGTTATCTTCCTGATCTTGCCTCTGGTCGAAGAATTGCTGCCTATTGTTTAACAGAGCCATCTTCTGGTTCCGATGCTCAAGGAGCAAAAGCAAACGCCGTTTTATCAGAGGACAAAACCTATTACTCGTTATCTGGAACAAAACAGTTTATTACCAATGCTGCATTTGCGGATCTATTTATCGTCTATGCAAAGGTAGATGGAGAAAAGTTCAGTACATTTATCGTGGAACGAACGATGGACGGTGTAAGCATTGGACCAGAAGAAAAGAAAATGGGGATTAAGGGCTCATCTACATGCCCGTTGATTCTAGAAGATGTCAAAGTGCCTGTTGAAAATCTATTATGGGAGGAGGGCAAAGGTCATTTAATTGCGTTTAATATCCTGAATATTGGTCGGTTCAAACTGGCTGCAGGAAGTGTTGGCGCAGCAAAAGAAACCATTGAGCTATCAGCTGATTATGCAAATGAGCGGACTCAATTTGGTCGTCCGATTTCATCTTTTCCTCTAGTAGGTAAAAAGTTGGCGGAGATGAATATTAAAACGTATCTGCTTGAAAGTATCGTCTATCGAACAGCGGGTCTGATGGATGAGGCAATGAAGGATATTGATTTTAGCAAACCAGATGCAGGAGTTGTATCAGCCAAGGCCATTGCAGAATATGCACTAGAGTGTTCGATTAATAAGGTATTTAGTTCTGAAACGCTTGATTCAATTGCAGATGAAGGAGTTCAAATTCATGGAGGATACGGTTATATTCAAGAATACAAGGTTGAGCGTATTTACCGTGATTCACGGATTAATCGTATTTTTGAAGGAACAAATGAGATCAACCGCTTATTAATCCCAGGCACATTAATCAAACGAGCGATGAAAGGGCAATTACCACTAATGGAAAAAGCGCAAGCCCTTCAATCTGAGTTGCTATCAATGGTACCCGGCAGAACGTTTGAAGGAACACTTGAACAAGAAGCTCATCTAATTGAGATGGCGAAAAAGATGTTTCTTATGGTTGGCGGTCAGGCTGTACAGAAGTATCAGCTTGAATTAGAAAAGGAACAGGAAATCCTTAGTCATCTAGCTGATATGATGATTCAAGTGTATGCTGTTGAAAGCGCATACGCCAGAACGAAACAATTAATTGATCAAAAGGGTGAAGATAAAGCAGCCAATGCGATTGCTATGACTGAGATCGCCGTTCATGAAGCCTTTGATACGATTGAACAATTAGCTAAGGAATCGCTTGCGTCGATGGAATCAGGGGACTCACTGCGTACTCAGCTATCTGTGCTTAAAAAGCTTGGGCGGAGAACACCAATTAACCTCACATCAAGAAAACGCCAAATCGCTGAAAAAGTCGCGTATTCAAGTAAATATGTTGTGTAA
- a CDS encoding acetyl-CoA C-acyltransferase: MREAVIVSTARTASGRAKKGSLAETRVEDLGKAVLEAVMERAPGLKKEDVEDVILGCAMPEGEQGLNVARIISLYAGFPVTTPALTINRFCSSGLQSIAFAAERVMLGHADVVIAGGVESMSHVPMTGFKFSPHPQIAEEMPEAYMGMGFTAEEVASQFDVSREDQDAFAARSHQKAYEAAHKGLFKDEIVPVHTSKSGVTEEGKRLEETYVFDQDEGIRGDTTGDILSKLKPAFKRNGSVTAGNSSQMSDGAAACVVMSKEKAEELGLTPLATFKSFAVAGVEPEIMGVGPIKAIPKALEMAGIGQNDVDLFEINEAFASQCLQIIRELEIDEDKVNVNGGGIALGHPLGCTGAKLTATLIHELKRRGGGYGVVSMCIGGGMGAAGVLEVHA; the protein is encoded by the coding sequence TTGAGAGAAGCAGTGATTGTATCAACAGCAAGGACAGCGTCAGGCAGAGCAAAAAAAGGCAGTTTGGCCGAAACGAGGGTGGAGGATCTAGGCAAAGCCGTTCTTGAAGCTGTGATGGAACGTGCTCCTGGATTGAAAAAGGAAGACGTGGAGGATGTCATCTTAGGCTGCGCAATGCCTGAGGGAGAGCAAGGCTTAAATGTGGCTCGAATTATATCGTTGTATGCAGGTTTTCCTGTGACGACACCAGCACTAACCATTAATCGTTTCTGTTCGTCTGGTCTTCAATCCATTGCCTTTGCAGCTGAGCGAGTGATGCTTGGGCACGCAGATGTTGTGATAGCTGGTGGAGTAGAGAGTATGAGTCATGTACCAATGACCGGCTTCAAATTTTCTCCTCACCCACAAATTGCCGAAGAAATGCCAGAAGCTTATATGGGCATGGGTTTTACAGCAGAGGAAGTGGCAAGTCAGTTTGATGTGTCGCGTGAGGACCAAGACGCATTCGCTGCCAGAAGTCATCAAAAAGCCTATGAAGCGGCACACAAAGGATTGTTTAAAGACGAAATTGTGCCTGTTCATACTTCAAAGAGTGGTGTAACAGAAGAAGGCAAACGCTTGGAAGAGACGTATGTATTTGATCAGGATGAAGGAATTCGCGGAGATACAACAGGTGATATTTTATCGAAATTAAAACCTGCTTTTAAGCGAAATGGATCGGTTACGGCAGGAAATTCATCACAAATGAGTGATGGCGCAGCAGCCTGTGTGGTGATGAGTAAGGAGAAAGCGGAAGAATTAGGGTTAACCCCTCTTGCAACATTTAAGTCATTTGCTGTCGCAGGAGTTGAACCAGAGATAATGGGAGTTGGACCCATTAAGGCGATCCCTAAAGCATTAGAGATGGCAGGTATTGGTCAAAATGATGTTGATCTTTTTGAGATCAATGAGGCGTTTGCTTCTCAGTGTCTGCAGATTATTCGGGAATTAGAAATCGATGAAGATAAAGTGAATGTAAACGGTGGAGGAATTGCACTTGGTCATCCACTGGGATGTACGGGAGCAAAGTTAACAGCAACGCTTATTCATGAATTAAAACGTCGTGGTGGTGGATACGGAGTGGTGTCGATGTGTATCGGTGGTGGAATGGGAGCCGCTGGTGTGCTTGAGGTTCACGCGTAA
- a CDS encoding ASCH domain-containing protein, with protein sequence MQHTLELYDVPFYSIKSGRKTIEVRLNDQKMRSIQPNDILTFVYQKETIITTVVELLPYDSFLDLYQTIPFVEMDCENWTMHEMLAATYKFYTKSEEEKWGAVAIRITTAL encoded by the coding sequence ATGCAGCATACACTTGAGCTATACGACGTTCCTTTTTATTCAATTAAAAGTGGACGTAAAACAATAGAAGTTCGCTTAAACGATCAAAAAATGAGAAGCATTCAACCAAATGACATACTTACATTTGTTTATCAAAAAGAAACAATCATAACAACAGTTGTGGAGCTTTTACCATACGATTCATTCCTAGACCTTTATCAGACCATTCCTTTTGTTGAAATGGATTGTGAGAATTGGACGATGCACGAGATGCTTGCAGCTACGTACAAATTCTATACAAAGAGTGAGGAAGAAAAATGGGGAGCCGTGGCTATTAGAATCACGACTGCCCTTTAA